CATAAAAGGCTTTGGCACAGTGGTCACCGGTTCTGTGGTCTCCGGACGCACAACAGCCGGCGATACGCTGGAGCTGCTTCCGGCCGCACGGCTGGTCAAAGTCCGCGGTCTGCAAAGCCATGGCCACACCGTTGCAGAGATCCACTGGGGCGAACGGGCGGCGATCAACCTGCAGAACATCAGCCGGGAAGAAATACAGCGCGGCGATGTCTTGGCCACTGCCGGCCAGTTCCAGCCGACACAAAGACTGGACGTCCGTTTGACCCTGCTGGCCACAACGGTGAGAAACCTCGAACAGCGAACCCGGGTGCGCGTGCATTTGGGAACTCGTGAAGTGCTGGGCCGCGTCAAGCTATTGGATCGAGCGCCGCTGCAGCCGGGGCAAACTACCTACAGCCAACTCATGCTGGAACAGCCGGTGGCAGCGCTGCGCCGGGATCCGTTCGTGATTCGGCAATATTCACCGCCCCTAACCATCGGCGGCGGCATCATCCTGGAACCTCATGCGGAACCGCATCGGAGTCGCGATGAGGCTGTTCTCCAACAGCTGGCAGGGCTGGAAAAGGAAAATCCAGCAGAACGGTTGCTGCATAGCCTGCTCAGCCATACGGATCAAATCGCCTCGCTTCAGAATCTCAAGCAGTGGAGCGGTTTGACCGACCCGGACCTGCGCTCTGCGCTGGATCGTCTGCTGGCGGATCAGGCGGTCTATCCAACGGCAAGCGGGGATGCGTTGGGCTATATCGCAGCGGAAGTTTTGAACACCCTAAAAACAAAAATTGTGCAAAGCTTGAAAACATTTCACGAAAAAGAACCGTTGCGGCCAGGCATAAACAAAGCGGAACTCAAAAAAATAGCCGGAGGGGCTGCCTCGTCGCCGAAAATTTTTGATTGGGCGCTGAAAGAGCTGGCTGCAGATGGAAAAATCGAGGAACAACCGGGGTGGGTGCGGCAGAGCGGATTTCAAATACGCCTGAGTGCCGCGGATGAACAGACCGCATCCGCGATCCTCGCCGCGTTGGCTGCTCAGCCCTTTGCGCCGCCGGATGAAAAAGAGCTGGCCGAACGGCTGCAAAAACCTGTTCACGAGATTCGCAGGATCCTGGGGGCACTGCAGGGCATGGATCGCGTCCTCCATTTGGAGGGCGATCTGTATTTCGTCCGGGAAGCAGTCACAGAAATAGAAAAACGGTTGGCCGCATACGGCGAACACCAGTCCGACATCTCGGTCAGTCAGTTCCGTGAGCTGCTGGCCACGAGCCGAAAATATGCCGTCCCTCTGCTGGGCTATTTCGATCAGCAGGGGCTGACAGAAAGATCAGGCGATCTCCGCATCATCCATCCGGAGGCTGCATCCTCCCGGTCCAAGTCCGGCGGTTAATCCAGCGAAGCGAATTGAGCTGTGATGGCGGCGATCGCTTTGAATTTCAACAGCACCTCCTCTGCCGCTCCACCCATACGATAGATGTCCTTGTCCAGGCGGCCGGAGGGATCCAGTTCTGTCAGCACATTGGACTGATGCAAATTCGGATTTTCCTTGGCATACGGCCACAACCTGAATGATCCGCCGGTGATTTCATCGATCAGGACCACCTCCCCGTCGATCAATCCATATTCCAATTTCATATCCACCAGCTGCATCTTGAATCGGCTGAACGCTTGTTCCAGGATCAAAAAAACCTGCTGGTTGATGTCGTACATGACCTGGTATTCGCGTGCGCCCTTGCTGATCAAATAGCGCACATAACCTTCGTCCAGCATGGGGTCATGCAGAGGATCATCCTTGTAATGGAACTGAGTCACGACCGGATCGAATCGGGCGCCCAGTTCCACCTTGCCCCAATGTAAAATTGATCCACCGGCCACGCGACGGCTGACCACTTCCAAATTGATCTTAAAGTCCAATTTACGGACCAGGGCGATCTGTTCACCGGGTGTATCGATATAGTGCGTCCTTACGCCCTTCCGGTTCAGATAGGCAAAGATATCACAATTGGTTTGCCAGTCCACGCGCGCTTTGCCCGGAATTACGTCATGCTTGACGCCGTCCCCGGCCGTGATGTCATCTTTGAAAACCATATAAACGGTTTTAACATCCTGCGGATTCGCGTAGATCACTTTGGTCTTTCCCTCTGCCAATTTGGTCATGCGGCTGAAATCTAATTTCATGCCTAGCTCCTTTGACGATTCAGTATTAGGGTTTTAACGACAAACCGGAACGGGTGTGGATGCATCTACGTTTGCTCATTTACCTGCAGCATTGAACAATTTTTCCATGGCGCCGACGACCGGCAGTAAGAGCTCGGCGTTCGGCTTTTGCGCCGCGGCGATCAGCTCTTTCTGTTTGGCGGACCAAGCGGCCGTGGCTGTTTGTTTTTTGCCATAGTACGAGACCGCCTCACGACCGGCGCGGCCGAGCTGTTGCAGCATGGCGGAGACGGGCTCGACCTCGCGTAGAGCCGGCGCTTTTTTAATCAGGCCCGCCAGCGCATCATGATTGCTCTGCCAGGCGTCCATCACTTTCAACAAGGCATCGCGATCACCGGGTTTGCGCTCCTCCAGATAGGCGTCCACCAATTTGGCGAAACGGCGCGCGGGCATGGATTCAGGATACGCTGCATCCACCATGCGCGTAAAAGGTGAAAAAGAGGTGTAGGGCGACCGATCGGTGCGGTAATACCCCTGCACCGGCGCCAGCCATTCCAGCAGATTTTGCGCTGCCGTGGGATCCTGGCCAGCAGCCAAGCGGCGCAGCATCATGGCTTGGTTCTTGATGTGCAATAGGCCCAGTTCCTCCAACTGCACGCTGATCTGCTCCATGCGGCGGTACATATCATCCACATCACGACGCTCTGCCGGCGACCATAATCGTTCAGCGATGGCCAGGGTTCTGGGCCAGATGCGCGAATCCACCGTCTCTTTGGTCACGATCTCAGACCACATGGTGGCTTCACCGCCCAAAACCCGTTCGCGCTCCTCTTGCGTCATCTGCGAACCGGCCGGGATGGGATCGTTGAGATAATGAAAAGCGGCGGATTGACACAGATCGATGTAATAACCGTTGGAAAGAATGCTCATATACCCCTTTTGTGCCGCCTCCACCAGGGCCTGGGTGCCGCGCCAGGAGTGAATGACGATATTGTTGGGCATATCCGGATGCAAAATCTCATCCCATCCCACCAGTTTTTTTTGATACCGCGTCAAAATTTTTAACAAACGGTTGTTGAAATAAGCCTGCAGCGCATGGTTGTCCGCCAGGTTGTTCGCCTGCTTGAATGCCTGAATCTCGGCATTGGCGTTCCACATATTGCCGTTGTTTTCATCGCCGCCGATGTGCACGTATTCATCGGGGAACAGCGCGGTCATCTCACGCCAAAAGGCCTCTAAAAACTCGTAGGTGGTCTCCTTGGTGGGATCCATCACCGGATCCATCACCCCATACCGGCGCTCGATCGTGAAAGGTCCGGCGGCGGAGGCGAGGTGAGGATAGCCGACAAACCAGGAGGTGGTGTGACCCGGCATATCGAATTCAGGAACCACTCGAATGCCGCGATCCGCAGCATAGGCGATGATCTCCCTTATCTGCTCCTGCGTGTAATACAGTCCGTCCGATCCAAGCTGATGCAACTTGGGAAACAGCTTGCTCTCCACGCGAAAGCCCTGATCCTCGCTCAGATGCCAGTGTAACACGTTGAGTTTGGCCGCAGCCATGCCGTCAAGATTGCGCAAGATCACGTCTACAGGCATCCAATGGCGGCAGGCATCGATCAGCAGTCCACGCCAGGGGAAGCGCGGCTGGTCCTGAATTATAACCGCAGGAAAAAAATAGCCGCTCGCGTCCGCCTGCAGCAGCTGCAGCAGGGTCTCCAAGCCATACAGCCCGCCGATATCGGTGCGGCTCTCCAGTCGAATGCCGCCGGCGGTCACAGTCAGACGATAGGACTCATCCTCGTTCACCACCAAGCGTCCGGCTCTTTCGGAATGAACAACCAGTCCCTTGCCTTCTTCCAGGCCGTCACGCTTGATCTGGTTGCAGGTAAAAAAAAGAGCGGTCCGGCCGGCCAGCCGTTGCCGGGCACGGGCGATCGCCCGCTCCAGCCGGGGCGTGACCGCACCTTCCACCGTGATGCGAAAATCGTCGCTGAGGCGAAAAACTCCGTTCTCGAAATGAACCTCAGCCGGATAAGGCATTAAAATTAAATCCGGACTTTGCATGGTCGGCGTCCCTTGAATAAAAGTACAGAGCGTTAGGATCAGTATCGCAATAGTGCCATACATGCGCAGCATGGGGCCTCCATAAATTGTTTATCGTATCTCCCATAGAGTTAGCACATCCTCGACCAGCGGCTTCCAGGCGTCATAGCCTTTACGGTTACAGTGCATGCCGTCGTCGCTATAATCGCGGCGCAGTTTACCGGACTCGTCCGCCACGCTGGAATAAAAATCAATGAACGGTATCTGCTGGCCGGCGCAGAATTCTTTGATCTGCCGATTCAGCTGCTGCACCCTCTCGATAGGATGAGAGGCGAGAACATCCTCGCCCGGCAGGTAATCGTTGACCGGCATAATGGCGCCGACGGCAACTTTGATGTTCTTGCTTCGGGCCATGCGCACCATGCGGCTGAGGTTGGCCAGAGTATGTCCTGGGCACATGCGGTGTTCCGGCCAGAAATCATTCGCGCTGCCTAAGAAAATGATTACGCCGGTAGGATGGAGCTGCAGCACATCCTGCCTGAAGCGCAGCCAAAGCTGCCGGGTGGTCTCGCCGCCGATGCCGCGATTCAACAGCGGGGATCGAGGGAAATCCTTGTGCAAGGGCCACCCGTCCACTGAGGAGGAACCATAGAACACTATCCGTTTGCCTGGGTCAGAGGCAAAGCTCAATTCATGATTCTGCACACAGTAGCGTTCCAGGCTTTTCTGCAACGCCTGCTGGTCTTTTATCACCAGGTTTTCGATCAACGGTTTGGCCGCATCCAAACGGCTTTCCTCCACGCCCAGCGCCATGAGGCAGGTTTTGGCCATCAGCCAGTTGCCGGCTGGCAACATGTGTACGCCGTCGCTGGTCAAGACGCCGCGATCCGCCATGTCCGATCTCTGCAGCGGCGCCAGCACACGACGGCAGGCGGCATCCTGATCCACCAACACGCACTTGAATTTTTTCGCAATGTCGCGGATCGCCTGATTGTACAAAACCAGCTTTTGGTTTTCCACACCGGTGAGGGTTTCTTTAATGACTGTTGCCGTGAACAGGGCGACTCGGGCGTTGTGCCTCTGAGCCCGCTGCACCATGGCCGTCACCTTTTCCCGGTAAACCGACAAAGGAACACCACGCGGCCCATCCCCCTTGGGGTGGTTGTCATAAAAACCATGCCAGACGTCATTAACCCCCACGCTGATGGTCACCCAGTTCGGCTGCCAGCGCAGCACGTCCTCGTCGAAGCGGTCATACATATCCGTCGACTTGTGGCCGCTGATCCCTGCGTTGATGATGTAAACGGTCATCTCCGGATAGAGTACCTCCAACGCTTTTCGCATCAGGGAAACATACCCTTCGGGCAACTCGCCGCCCTCGGTAATGCTGTTGCCGAGTACAACCATCACCTGCCGATCACGAAGCAACAACGGCTGCGCAGCCGCCGTTCCCATGAGAAGGAGACAGAATAAAATTCCAACAAAGAGGGTAAAATATTTTTTCTGCATTCAGTTCTCCCGTTCTAAGGCTTTGCCGTCAGCGCTCCCGCCTCTTCGATCCGTCAAACAAAGCGGCAACTGCTGGATACCAGCGCCCGCTGTTCGGCTGGGATGTAAAATAGAAAAATTTACTCAATCAGGCAAGGAGAATAAACCGGACAAAAGGCTTTCAGGCCGGTTCAGGGTCCAGCCGCGGGTCTTCCAACAAATTGACCTCGGCGATCGCCCGGGTCGTCTGAAAGGGTATGAAAAAACTTTTAATTTCACATGGCCGAAAATGCGCGGTCACTTCGCGTCCGATCATAGGCAAAAGCAGGTGGGCGTTCGTTTCTCGGCCGTCAAGTTCAAGACAGCGCAGGATGAATCCATCGCCTTCTTCCGCCGGCTTGATCGCCACCGCAGCGATGTTCGCCGCATCGATCGCCACTGTGGAACCGTCGGCCGAGAGAATGCCCG
The genomic region above belongs to bacterium and contains:
- a CDS encoding family 20 glycosylhydrolase, which produces MLRMYGTIAILILTLCTFIQGTPTMQSPDLILMPYPAEVHFENGVFRLSDDFRITVEGAVTPRLERAIARARQRLAGRTALFFTCNQIKRDGLEEGKGLVVHSERAGRLVVNEDESYRLTVTAGGIRLESRTDIGGLYGLETLLQLLQADASGYFFPAVIIQDQPRFPWRGLLIDACRHWMPVDVILRNLDGMAAAKLNVLHWHLSEDQGFRVESKLFPKLHQLGSDGLYYTQEQIREIIAYAADRGIRVVPEFDMPGHTTSWFVGYPHLASAAGPFTIERRYGVMDPVMDPTKETTYEFLEAFWREMTALFPDEYVHIGGDENNGNMWNANAEIQAFKQANNLADNHALQAYFNNRLLKILTRYQKKLVGWDEILHPDMPNNIVIHSWRGTQALVEAAQKGYMSILSNGYYIDLCQSAAFHYLNDPIPAGSQMTQEERERVLGGEATMWSEIVTKETVDSRIWPRTLAIAERLWSPAERRDVDDMYRRMEQISVQLEELGLLHIKNQAMMLRRLAAGQDPTAAQNLLEWLAPVQGYYRTDRSPYTSFSPFTRMVDAAYPESMPARRFAKLVDAYLEERKPGDRDALLKVMDAWQSNHDALAGLIKKAPALREVEPVSAMLQQLGRAGREAVSYYGKKQTATAAWSAKQKELIAAAQKPNAELLLPVVGAMEKLFNAAGK
- a CDS encoding phosphoribosylaminoimidazolesuccinocarboxamide synthase, encoding MKLDFSRMTKLAEGKTKVIYANPQDVKTVYMVFKDDITAGDGVKHDVIPGKARVDWQTNCDIFAYLNRKGVRTHYIDTPGEQIALVRKLDFKINLEVVSRRVAGGSILHWGKVELGARFDPVVTQFHYKDDPLHDPMLDEGYVRYLISKGAREYQVMYDINQQVFLILEQAFSRFKMQLVDMKLEYGLIDGEVVLIDEITGGSFRLWPYAKENPNLHQSNVLTELDPSGRLDKDIYRMGGAAEEVLLKFKAIAAITAQFASLD